The following proteins are co-located in the Maridesulfovibrio sp. genome:
- a CDS encoding HprK-related kinase B — protein MNQTAMTRSAIVGKYRKEFPATKSLFIDFGGCVIETRVNSSELLADLNNYFKEFLIDADKGDILITAHECPAVDLGLEYTVKQPDPGKSKIKEEFHNLPDGRVVYKRLTGMIFIFGEGENIAIGPCIENSNQLINFINNRFIEFKLNNGCLLGHAAGVIENGRGIAMAGFSGMGKSTLALHLMSRGTTFVSNDRVMAEDNGDSLTMYGVAKQPRINPGTALNNPDLSCIVTPEDKKKFMSMSKEELWELEHKYDALIDECYGRNKFILKAPMSGLVILNWQRNNSETEIKIVDPKERKDLLPAFMKGTGLFYLPDSPENEMDPDVDAYADFLSKTTLIEISGGVNFDKAADACLRFMKEGKL, from the coding sequence ATGAACCAGACTGCAATGACCAGATCAGCAATTGTTGGAAAATACCGCAAAGAATTCCCGGCCACCAAGTCCCTGTTTATTGATTTCGGAGGCTGCGTAATTGAAACACGGGTCAACAGTTCCGAACTGTTGGCTGACCTGAATAATTACTTCAAAGAATTTCTTATCGACGCCGACAAAGGCGATATCCTGATCACCGCCCACGAATGCCCTGCAGTGGACCTCGGCCTTGAATACACCGTAAAGCAGCCTGATCCCGGCAAGAGCAAAATCAAGGAAGAATTCCATAATCTTCCAGATGGGCGCGTGGTCTACAAAAGACTGACCGGAATGATCTTCATCTTCGGTGAAGGAGAAAACATAGCCATCGGTCCCTGCATTGAAAACTCCAACCAGCTCATTAACTTCATCAATAACCGCTTCATAGAGTTCAAGCTTAACAATGGCTGCTTACTCGGACATGCCGCAGGCGTTATTGAAAACGGACGAGGCATTGCCATGGCCGGTTTCTCCGGCATGGGTAAGTCAACACTTGCCCTGCACCTGATGAGCCGTGGAACGACTTTCGTCAGCAATGACCGGGTAATGGCTGAAGACAATGGCGACTCCCTGACTATGTACGGAGTTGCCAAACAACCACGCATCAACCCGGGAACAGCATTAAACAACCCTGACCTTTCCTGCATCGTTACGCCTGAAGACAAGAAAAAATTCATGTCCATGTCCAAGGAAGAACTCTGGGAGCTGGAGCATAAATACGATGCCCTCATTGATGAATGCTACGGCAGGAACAAATTCATCCTCAAGGCACCCATGAGCGGACTGGTTATCCTGAATTGGCAGCGCAACAACTCTGAAACGGAAATAAAGATTGTTGATCCCAAGGAACGTAAGGACCTGCTTCCAGCCTTTATGAAAGGGACCGGACTCTTCTACCTTCCGGACTCCCCTGAAAATGAAATGGATCCAGATGTTGACGCCTATGCTGATTTTCTGTCAAAGACAACTCTCATTGAAATCAGCGGCGGTGTGAATTTTGATAAAGCTGCCGATGCCTGCCTGAGATTCATGAAGGAAGGCAAACTTTAA
- a CDS encoding amphi-Trp domain-containing protein has translation MASEKKFIFESLQDTETIRTFLLSLVEGFESGTIKLSTNGDEIELHPEGLLNFTVKAKRKENGNKINIKIAWKDSDRDENPSDKTLNIDT, from the coding sequence ATGGCAAGTGAAAAGAAATTTATATTTGAATCACTGCAGGATACGGAAACAATCCGTACATTTCTGCTATCCCTTGTGGAAGGGTTTGAGTCCGGAACTATCAAACTTTCCACCAACGGTGACGAAATCGAGCTCCACCCAGAAGGGCTGCTCAACTTCACTGTAAAAGCAAAACGTAAAGAAAATGGCAACAAGATAAACATAAAAATCGCCTGGAAAGATTCCGACAGGGACGAAAACCCCAGCGACAAAACCCTAAACATCGACACTTAA
- a CDS encoding GAK system ATP-grasp enzyme — MKIGVIGLKGAWSSEQLAKAVAEKTGRETKIFEMQDVRLDLPSGRSIVEGEDLATYDALIIKKIGRQYSPDLLDRLEMLRMLEGRGVKIFSSPYSILRVLDRLTCTISLQLGDIPMPPTTVTEDVDHALAAVEEYGEAVFKPLYSTKARGMFVLKPGPDARRIIEDYHKEYNTMYIQKTIDLNDSDLGIVFLGGEYLTTYARCKTTDSWNTTTVNGGKYAPIDPPQEIIDLAQKAQAIFNLDFTCVDVAITPDGPFIFEVSAFGGFRGLRDARGIDAAAHYVDYVINKVKG, encoded by the coding sequence ATGAAAATAGGTGTAATCGGACTAAAAGGCGCATGGTCCTCCGAACAACTTGCCAAGGCAGTGGCCGAAAAAACAGGCCGTGAGACAAAGATATTCGAAATGCAGGATGTACGCCTCGACCTTCCTTCCGGGCGGTCCATAGTGGAAGGCGAAGACCTTGCAACTTATGACGCGCTGATTATCAAAAAGATAGGCAGGCAATACTCACCGGACCTGCTGGACCGCCTTGAAATGCTGCGCATGCTTGAAGGACGCGGAGTAAAGATTTTTTCCTCACCCTACTCCATCCTGCGCGTGCTGGACCGCCTCACCTGCACCATTTCCCTGCAATTAGGTGATATCCCCATGCCCCCGACCACTGTTACCGAAGACGTGGACCACGCCCTTGCGGCAGTGGAAGAATACGGCGAGGCAGTATTCAAGCCACTCTACAGCACCAAGGCCAGAGGCATGTTCGTGCTCAAACCCGGCCCTGACGCCCGCCGGATCATTGAGGATTATCATAAGGAGTACAACACCATGTACATCCAGAAAACAATCGACCTTAATGACAGTGACCTCGGCATCGTTTTTCTCGGCGGTGAATACCTAACCACTTACGCCCGCTGCAAAACAACGGACTCTTGGAACACGACTACCGTCAACGGCGGCAAGTACGCTCCCATCGATCCTCCTCAGGAGATCATCGACCTTGCGCAAAAGGCGCAGGCTATCTTCAACCTTGATTTCACATGTGTAGATGTAGCCATCACCCCAGACGGTCCCTTTATCTTTGAAGTATCTGCTTTCGGCGGCTTTCGCGGCCTGCGCGATGCAAGAGGCATTGATGCTGCTGCCCATTACGTAGACTATGTAATCAATAAGGTAAAAGGATAA
- a CDS encoding PhoU domain-containing protein codes for MLTFEGLDENFKFLILEVLNQLKATREFVASPSRSLFRKITSRDDYIDNLKTVIENKSYSRINSTMDLDTKMLNKIRGIQVSSVNLERIGDHCVNIINQMAYLEDKGCVNRYECAEAFDIIEETVAKIAEGFSSEDMPLALEICKSEYRLDSLYKDNFNRIMAEMGSGKNIPDRVTCLFIFRYLERIGDSLLNIGEAIIFSILGERIKIEQFESLQQTLSVSGYDGSFSDIDFQGIWGSRSGCRIGRVQTKEKEQAPPVAQGSIYKEGNLDKIKLERNSLEQWNKRFPGMVPEIFGFHENKDENKGSMLVEFLPGCTLDTMILTSDDADLENALFTLEQTLRHVWSITKKEGPARTTFMAQLKSRQNGVLQVHPEFHRTARQMGNAEIVSSEELLKECAAIEKTLPAPFTVFIHGDFNCNNVVYSNVDERVRFIDLHRSRDFDYIQDLSVFLVSGFRMPVFERPIRNKINAVISRMYSFAEEFAQENNDETWQARLALALARSFYTSTRFEFNYTFAKEMFNRSMFLLEKMNRYSGKWNNFILPEDILHY; via the coding sequence ATGCTCACATTTGAAGGGTTGGATGAAAACTTCAAGTTCCTCATCCTCGAGGTATTGAATCAACTTAAGGCTACCCGGGAATTCGTGGCTTCGCCCTCCCGTTCCCTGTTTCGCAAGATAACCTCTCGCGACGACTATATTGATAACCTGAAGACTGTTATCGAAAACAAGTCTTATTCCCGCATCAACAGCACCATGGACCTCGACACCAAGATGCTGAACAAGATCAGGGGCATTCAGGTTTCATCGGTCAATCTGGAACGCATCGGCGATCATTGCGTCAACATTATCAACCAGATGGCCTATCTGGAGGACAAAGGTTGCGTTAACCGTTATGAGTGCGCCGAAGCCTTTGATATCATCGAAGAAACCGTTGCAAAAATTGCTGAAGGTTTCAGTTCGGAAGATATGCCTCTGGCCCTTGAAATCTGTAAATCAGAATACCGGCTGGATTCACTCTACAAGGACAATTTCAACCGCATTATGGCCGAAATGGGCAGCGGCAAAAATATTCCTGACCGCGTAACCTGCCTCTTCATTTTCCGCTATCTTGAAAGAATAGGCGATTCCCTGCTCAACATAGGGGAAGCAATCATTTTTTCCATCCTCGGCGAACGCATCAAAATTGAGCAGTTTGAATCTTTGCAGCAGACCTTGAGCGTTTCCGGTTACGACGGTTCCTTCTCGGATATCGACTTTCAGGGTATCTGGGGATCGCGTTCCGGTTGCCGAATAGGCCGTGTTCAGACCAAAGAGAAGGAACAGGCTCCCCCGGTGGCACAGGGAAGTATTTACAAAGAAGGGAATCTCGACAAAATCAAGCTGGAAAGAAACAGCCTTGAACAATGGAACAAACGGTTTCCGGGCATGGTTCCGGAAATCTTCGGCTTCCACGAAAACAAGGATGAAAACAAAGGTTCCATGCTGGTCGAGTTCCTGCCCGGATGTACTCTCGACACCATGATCCTGACCTCTGATGACGCAGACCTTGAAAACGCGCTGTTCACCCTTGAACAAACCCTGCGCCATGTCTGGAGCATCACCAAAAAAGAAGGCCCTGCGCGGACAACCTTCATGGCCCAGCTCAAATCCAGACAAAACGGTGTCTTACAGGTTCACCCTGAATTTCACCGCACTGCCCGTCAAATGGGAAATGCTGAGATTGTTTCCTCCGAAGAACTGCTTAAGGAATGCGCGGCCATCGAAAAAACACTTCCGGCCCCTTTCACTGTCTTCATCCACGGTGACTTCAACTGCAACAATGTAGTTTACAGCAATGTGGACGAAAGGGTCAGATTCATCGACCTGCACCGTTCCCGTGACTTTGACTACATTCAGGACCTTTCTGTCTTCCTTGTCTCCGGCTTCCGTATGCCGGTCTTCGAACGGCCTATCAGAAACAAAATCAATGCCGTTATTTCGCGCATGTACAGCTTTGCGGAAGAATTCGCACAGGAAAACAACGACGAGACTTGGCAGGCCCGCCTTGCCCTTGCTTTAGCTCGTTCCTTCTACACATCCACCCGTTTCGAATTCAACTACACTTTTGCCAAGGAAATGTTCAACCGTTCCATGTTTCTGCTGGAAAAGATGAACAGATACAGCGGTAAATGGAATAATTTCATCCTGCCGGAAGACATCCTTCATTACTAA
- a CDS encoding GAK system CofD-like protein, translating into MRIKIEREVRVPDPIKLERYRRTPDLGPRILFFSGGTALKKTSSVLAQYTHNSIHVITPFDSGGSSAVIRNHFNMLAVGDIRNRLMALADQSVLGNPEIYRLFSYRLPSDADENELRAEFEEMMECKHRLVRDIPAPMRKIIRNHFIKFADIMDDFNLRGASIGNIILTAGYISNRRHIDPVIYIFSKLVEVRGIVRPTVNKDVHLAAELEDGTFVVGQHLLTGKEASPIGSGIKKLWLAEKLGDSTPCTVQIREKMTKLINSAELICYPLGSFYSSVVANLLPEGIGKAVSESNCPKVFTPNTGTDPELKGHSLNDQINKLLYYLRKDDPENIEIKDVLNFVLVDSVNGIYPGGIDKKAINKLGIRVIDCELVSEKSTPYLDPELLSQALLSLT; encoded by the coding sequence ATGCGCATTAAGATCGAACGAGAAGTCAGGGTGCCGGACCCGATCAAATTGGAACGTTATAGAAGAACCCCGGACCTCGGCCCCCGAATACTCTTTTTCAGTGGCGGAACCGCGCTTAAAAAGACTTCCTCTGTGCTTGCACAGTATACCCACAACAGCATCCATGTGATCACACCTTTTGATTCCGGGGGCAGTTCTGCGGTCATCCGCAATCATTTCAACATGCTGGCTGTGGGAGATATCCGTAACAGGCTTATGGCCCTTGCAGACCAGTCCGTCCTCGGCAACCCTGAGATATACAGACTTTTTTCCTACCGCCTGCCAAGTGACGCCGATGAAAACGAACTTCGCGCGGAATTCGAAGAAATGATGGAATGCAAGCACCGTCTTGTTCGTGATATCCCGGCTCCCATGCGCAAAATCATCCGCAACCATTTCATTAAATTTGCCGACATCATGGATGACTTCAATCTGCGCGGGGCCAGCATCGGCAACATAATCCTGACCGCCGGTTATATCAGCAACCGCCGTCATATTGACCCGGTAATTTATATTTTTTCCAAGCTGGTTGAAGTACGCGGAATTGTACGTCCCACCGTGAACAAGGATGTCCATCTGGCGGCAGAACTGGAGGACGGAACTTTCGTTGTCGGACAACACCTGCTGACCGGAAAGGAAGCCTCCCCCATAGGTTCCGGCATCAAAAAACTATGGCTGGCCGAAAAACTTGGGGACTCCACTCCCTGCACAGTCCAGATTCGCGAAAAGATGACAAAGCTGATCAACAGCGCTGAACTGATCTGCTACCCTTTGGGAAGTTTTTATTCCAGCGTGGTAGCCAACCTGTTGCCCGAAGGGATCGGCAAGGCTGTCAGCGAGAGCAACTGCCCCAAAGTTTTCACCCCAAATACCGGAACCGACCCGGAACTGAAAGGGCACTCCCTGAATGACCAGATCAACAAACTTCTCTATTACCTGCGCAAGGACGATCCCGAAAACATCGAGATCAAAGATGTGCTCAATTTCGTTCTTGTAGACTCGGTAAACGGAATCTATCCCGGTGGAATTGATAAAAAAGCGATAAACAAACTCGGCATCAGGGTAATCGACTGCGAACTTGTCAGCGAGAAAAGCACTCCCTATCTGGATCCGGAACTTCTCTCGCAGGCCCTGCTTTCGCTGACCTGA